ATGAAATATTTTTGGTTTAAAGGCCCATTTTGACTTGTTTTTTTCAATATAGTTGAGTAAAAAATCTTTCATGGCCACTTCATTTCCGGAAGGAGCCTCGATCTGGCACATTTTCTTAAGTAATTCCATGTTAATAATTTGTTGAAAAGTTTGATTTTAAGCCAAAATAGCCATACATTTGTTGCGTTGTAAAAATAATAACTATTTTATGCAACATTTTAAAATTAGCTGCGTTAAAGTTAATTAAACAAGTTTTGTTTCACCCGTTTTCTTTAAACAAAGGAAACCTAAAAAAGGAAAGCCATAAGATAAAACTGCTACTTTTTAGTTAGTGTTAACTAAGTTAAAAAGGAGGTACCTATGCGTACGCAGCAGCAACTTATGGACGACCAGAAACTCGTAAGCCTTTATATACAAGGTAACGAAACAGCCCTCGAAACACTTATTCTTCGTCACAAGAGACGTTTATTCTCTTACATCATGACCATTGCCAATGATCGTGACCTGGCTGAAGATGTATTCCAGGAAACTTTTTTCAAAGTAATTAATACACTTCGTAAGGGTCAATATAACGAAGAAGGTAAATTTTTGCCCTGGGTGGAGCGTATTGCGCATAACCTGTTAATTGATCATTTCCGGAAGGATAACCGTATGTCCACTGTCAGCGGAGGATCGAATGAGGATGGTGAGGAATTTGACATTTTTGACCTGATCAGTAATGGTGAGTTGAATGCTGAACAGGAAATATCAAAACGTCAGTTAAATAAGGATATCCGTAAAATGGTAGTCAAACTACCTGAGGATCAGCGGGAAGTACTTATGATGCGTCATTATTACGATATGAGTTTTAAAGAAATTGCCGATAGTACGAACGTGAGTATAAATACCGCGCTTGGCCGCATGCGGTATGCCCTCATCAACCTTCGTAAAATGATCGAAGAGCATGGTTTGGTAATGTCGGCCTGATTTTTTAGAGGAACACAATATGTAAAAATTTGTTGCGTTATATAGTTGTAATAATCAAAACCTACAACTGAATGCACAAAACCATTACTCTAAAAAACGTAGTTAAATTAAACATTAAAAGTTCGGAACCAATTCATGAGGCATTTGCCGGCAGAGAGTATGAGCCATCAGCCATGGTTATTAATAACATACTTAATTACTCAAAGGTGCTGAGTGTACATAAAACAAATTTGTTAGGTGCAGTTGATATGGTATTGAACTGAAGATTTTATTTAACTTACAGGAACGCCTCCGATTAAATCGGGGGCGTTTGTGTTGAGAGCCTGTTTAAGTTTCACTCTCTAAATTATACCCATATTGATTGGACCCAAATAAAATCAATATTAAGCTAACCTGTTTTTCAGGTTAAAGATCACTTCAATAATTCTTTCAACTTTTTAAAGGCTTCCTGATTCTCGGGCAGGTCAATTGATCCGAGTACCTGACGTTTTTCTTTGTTGGTAAGGTGCCAACTTAAAGAAATATTCTCTTTTTGGTTACGTTTCATTTCAAAATTGATAATATCCACTTTTTGATCGAACCACAGGCTGGCGTATTGTAGCAATTGATCCTGGTTGAAATCCTGAATGTTAAACAGGTTGCTGTATAATAAGCCTAATGGCAACAGAACATTCTGAAGAATATTCCGGGTAGGATTCTCATCGATCGGCCATTCTTTCTTTTTGTCACGGATTTGTATAATTATAACTCCGCTTGTATTGCTGGTTATCCAGTTCCGTAAAGCATACATGTACTTAAGGGATATTTCAAGTCCGAAGTTGTCCCGCATACCCGCGTCAAGAACTTCAATGCGGGGTTCACTGGGTAGTGATACGATCGGGGAAATATAGGGGAATGTAGCGCTCATGCGTAGCACACTGGTGAAGTGTACGTTCTGTGCGCCTTGCTTTTCAAAGAGGCGGCCAAAATCCATCGCATCATAAATAGGTTGAATGTCCAGGTTCTTGGTATATGAATTTTGTGTTAGATAGGAGATCGGTTGTGCCGATATAAGCATCTTCCGTCCGTCATTCGCAACGGTCGGTGAAAAGATCATCATCGGTATAATAGCTTCCGATTCTGCCTGCTTATAGTCATGTAGTCTTTTATCAAGTATACCATTTGTGTTCTGGTTAAGCCTCCATTCAAAAGCGTAGGCACGGTCCTTATTGTATTTATAGTATCCCTTTTCAACTTTTTGAAGCGGAAAAAAGAAATCATTTACGGCAAGACTGAAAGCAATGGGGTTGAGGATATCTTTTCCCATATTGTTTTTATATTCGGGAAGATACATGTTGTCTATTTTTCCAGACTGCTGCTGCCAGTATAATTCCCGCAGGTAAGCGGCGCCGATCATTCCGCCGGAAGAACCTGTAATGAGTTGTGTATGCTTCAACAATTCTCCGCCTGATATACTGTCGGCATATTGCAGTGAATAAAATGTCCACAGCGAAGCCCTTAATCCGCCGCCGGTAGTGTTTACAAGAACAAGTTTAGGTTTGGCCGACTTCTCACTGATATTTTTTAACCGCCAGCGATTCAGTATCTCAACAGCGTATTTAATATCGATCTGGTCACAAACACTGTCGCAGGACATTTTGTTGAGCGCTTCATTTGTAAAGGGCGCTTTTTCAATTCCATAATTCAATCCATACGCTTTATTATAATTGCTGAAAACATCGAGTTTGTAAAGCGAATTGACGATCAGAAAAATAGCTATAAGAAGTAAACTTGCCCAGCCTCGTATCCACACATAAAGCGCGCTGCTTAGCATAAGGAACATCGTGAACAAAAGAAAGATACTTGCCCCGGCGGGTATTATGAAAAAGGGAACATTTTGAAAAAAACTTAAAACGAACAATGTAATAGCGGCCAATAAAACGAAGATAAAGGCGTTGCGATGATTTTGTTTGAATACATTACGGAGCATTTCCTTCTTGTAGTGCCGCACAGGGCGTACCAGCTTATTTACAAAGGGCATGGTCCAATAAGTTTCCACATACCAGTCGCGCGATTCCTTGATAAGGTTCAGATTTTTCCATTCTATTCTTTGCCTGTTAGGACGCAGTGTTTCTTTGGCAGTATCCTGACCGCGGACGCCGAACATTTTGTAGATGTCTTTGTTGATCGTGAAGAAATAAGAGGTAGAAAGGATTATAAAGGTAACAATGCCGGCGATGAGTCCCGCAATGAGGATGATGATCTGGAAAGTACTGTACACCTGCTCACTTAGCTGGAACCTGAAAATATTGTAAATATATGTGGCAATAAATAAAGCAGGAATAACAGAATTGTTCGTACAGTATTTAAAGAACGGATTATATAAAGTAGCTATGAATGGAAACCTATAGCCATTCATGATATAACTCGAAATGTTGAAAGCCATAATAAAACCACCACAGGCAAAACCAACAATAAAATAGGATAGAAAATTTATTCTGTCAAAGTATTCAGGACTGAGGAAAAGGTAAGGTACACCATACCGTGGAGCGACGTGTTCGGTTACAAAACCAAACATGATGGCCCAAAAGATCATTAAAGTCAGGTTCTTCTTGATGTGAACCATTAACAGTTGAATGGAGAAAGAGAATATAAATCTCCTTAACCAGTCGTACTTGAGCAATATTCTGTTCATCCAGATCATCTTTTTCCTGCTTTCGTTATACGTGAAAAGCCCTTAAAAGGTTGTATTTACAAGCTACTTGAGCTTATCGGATACAATTTTTAAAATTACTTCTTCCAATTGCCGGGCCTTTGTCTGTAATTCTTCACCTTTTTTTAGTATATCATCGGCAAAAGACTTGTCCTGCAAGCCCTGTGCGTTCACCCGAACATTCAGGTAGGCACCCATCACTGCGCTGCGTGCGCAAAGGGCTCCGACGCCGGCATCTGTGACCGAATTAGGATTGCCCGTTTCCGCCATCGCTTTAATGATATCCATTGATCGCAATGTTACCTGCATCACTTTAAACGGTATTTCAGTGGCGTATTTAGTAGCTTCCTGTATGGCCGCGGTGCGCGCCTTTTTTTCCTCATCGTTTGTTTTAGGCAAACCAAAGGCTGTCATTATTTTATTGAAAGCATTGGTGTCTTCGTCAACAAGGTTCACTAATTCCGATTTAATATGCTGGCCTTTTTCGGCCCATTGGGAAAACTCTTCCCAACGCTCGTCCCAACCCGGTTTGTGTGAAGATAGGTTGGCCACCATTGTTCCTAAAGCTGCTCCCAGCGCGCCCATATAGGCCGATATTGATCCGCCGCCAGGTGCGGGACTTTCACTCGCCGTTTCGTCGGCAAAACCGGTGAGCGACATATTTATTAACCGGCTTTTTGATGCGTCCTTCAGTAAATATTCAATGATACGTTCTTCGGGTTTGAAAGGTCCGAGTTCATCAAGTCCCAATGATTTAATAGCAATTTTGATCAGCTCTTTTTCTGAAACACCCGTTGAACGTTTTTGTTTTTTCAGAAAATAAATTCCGGCGTCAAGCAAAGACTGAAGGGGTATTAACCCTACCAATTCGGAACCCGTAACACGCACACCCCGTTCGGCAGCCTTTTTAGAGACCTCGTCAAACGCGATGTGTACAGGTGTTATATTGATGTTTGTTAAATTCATTGAAATCTGCGCGACACCATACTCCTCAATGTACCAGCCAATAGCCTTCACGCTTTTTAAAGTGCCGGGGATGTAAACAGGGTTACCTTTAGCATCGTTCACCACTTTTCCGGTAACCGGGTTTCCTTCACGCTTTACGCGTCCTGTTTCACGTACATCAAAGGCTATGGCGTTAGCTCTGCGTACAGAAGTTGTATTCAGGTTAATGTTGTAGGCCACAAGAAAATCACGCGCGCCAATGACCGTGGCACCGGTTCCCGCAGGAAACTCAGCCGGACCGAAATCAGGTTTCCATTCCGGCAGTTTTATTTTTTTGAAAAAGCCTTCATATTCACCGGCACGTATTACCGAAAGATTTTTGCGTGCAGGATTGCTTTGAGCGGACTCGTATAAGTAAACAGGTATGTTTAATTCCTTGCCGACACGGGCTCCAAGCTTTTTAGCATACTCCGCCGTTTCCTCCATACTTATTCCCGATATGGGTATCAGCGGACAAACATCAGTGGCTCCCATGCGCGGGTGTTCGCCCTTATGTTTACTCATGTCGATCATTTCAGCGGCTTTTTTAATGGCATTGAAAGCCGCTTCACAAACGGCTTCAGGTGAACCTACAAAAGTCACAACAGTGCGGTTGGTGGCTTTGCCGGGATCCACATTCAAAAGACGTATGCCGTCTGTTCTTTCGATCACGTCTGTGATCTGTTTGATAACTTGCATGTCGCGTCCTTCACTGAAGTTGGGAACGCATTCGATCAGTTGGTTGTTTACAGAGCTCATTGCTTTATAATAGTTCCGTTAATAATTACTGTTTCAATTAAATTACTTCCGAAAGAGTAGGGTAAAAAAGAATAACCCGGAATTTCTGTAGTGATGAATATATTCGCCTTTTTGCCGATAGCGATACTCCCATGTGTCGCGCTTATGTCCATCGCGTAAGCTGTATTTAGTGTTGCCGCGTTAATGGCCTCTTCCGGAGTCATTTTGTATTGGATGCAGCTCAAAGCTACCATTAAATTCATATTTCCGCTTGGGCTGCTGCCCGGGTTGTAATCGCTGGCAATTGCTACGGGCAATCCGGCATCTATCATTTTACGCACGGGCGGATAGGGAAGCTGTAAAAAAAACTGGGCGCCGGGCAATAGAGTGGGCATGGTCTTCGAATTTTTAAGCAGGTTGATTTCTTTTTCACCTGCATATTCCAAATGATCAACACTTATGGCTTTGCAATGTACCCCCGCTTCAACACCGCCTGAGTTGCTGAGTTGCTCGGCGTGAACTTTTGGTTTTAAACCATGTTTCAGACCGGCTTCTAAAATTTTTATTGATTCGTCCTTTGTGAAATAGTTATTCTCACAAAATACATCGCAGTATTCTGCTAATTTCTCTTCAGCGATTGCCGGAAGCATTTTATCAATGATCAGGCTGATGTATTTGTCTTTATCTCCTTTATATTCTGCTGGTACAGCG
The DNA window shown above is from Bacteroidota bacterium and carries:
- a CDS encoding sigma-70 family RNA polymerase sigma factor — encoded protein: MRTQQQLMDDQKLVSLYIQGNETALETLILRHKRRLFSYIMTIANDRDLAEDVFQETFFKVINTLRKGQYNEEGKFLPWVERIAHNLLIDHFRKDNRMSTVSGGSNEDGEEFDIFDLISNGELNAEQEISKRQLNKDIRKMVVKLPEDQREVLMMRHYYDMSFKEIADSTNVSINTALGRMRYALINLRKMIEEHGLVMSA
- the ftcD gene encoding glutamate formimidoyltransferase, with the translated sequence MSSVNNQLIECVPNFSEGRDMQVIKQITDVIERTDGIRLLNVDPGKATNRTVVTFVGSPEAVCEAAFNAIKKAAEMIDMSKHKGEHPRMGATDVCPLIPISGISMEETAEYAKKLGARVGKELNIPVYLYESAQSNPARKNLSVIRAGEYEGFFKKIKLPEWKPDFGPAEFPAGTGATVIGARDFLVAYNINLNTTSVRRANAIAFDVRETGRVKREGNPVTGKVVNDAKGNPVYIPGTLKSVKAIGWYIEEYGVAQISMNLTNINITPVHIAFDEVSKKAAERGVRVTGSELVGLIPLQSLLDAGIYFLKKQKRSTGVSEKELIKIAIKSLGLDELGPFKPEERIIEYLLKDASKSRLINMSLTGFADETASESPAPGGGSISAYMGALGAALGTMVANLSSHKPGWDERWEEFSQWAEKGQHIKSELVNLVDEDTNAFNKIMTAFGLPKTNDEEKKARTAAIQEATKYATEIPFKVMQVTLRSMDIIKAMAETGNPNSVTDAGVGALCARSAVMGAYLNVRVNAQGLQDKSFADDILKKGEELQTKARQLEEVILKIVSDKLK
- a CDS encoding imidazolonepropionase — its product is MRILIKNIKTLVQVDANDRSRVCGAEMTNLPCINNAWLAIDDGLIADHGTMEDFPGISDWTNLTVIDASDKLVLPGWCDSHTHIVYAGSREGEFVDRLNGLSYEQIAQRGGGILNSAQRLRNASEEELIQSALIRLDEIMKQGTCAVEIKSGYGLSLESELKMLRVIKRLKELSPLTIKATFLGAHAVPAEYKGDKDKYISLIIDKMLPAIAEEKLAEYCDVFCENNYFTKDESIKILEAGLKHGLKPKVHAEQLSNSGGVEAGVHCKAISVDHLEYAGEKEINLLKNSKTMPTLLPGAQFFLQLPYPPVRKMIDAGLPVAIASDYNPGSSPSGNMNLMVALSCIQYKMTPEEAINAATLNTAYAMDISATHGSIAIGKKANIFITTEIPGYSFLPYSFGSNLIETVIINGTIIKQ